From one Amycolatopsis sp. FDAARGOS 1241 genomic stretch:
- a CDS encoding ABC transporter permease gives MTTLTRVRTRSGSLLVGSVLVALVVLAALGSFVWTPYNPVQVDAADKLLGFSAKHLFGTDKFGRDVFSQIMVGARTTLYVGVVAVGIAAIIGTPLGVLAGLAPRWLGEFVMRVNDLVLAFPALLLAIMFGAVFGADTLTAMIAIGIATIPSFARIARSGTLQVASSEFVLAARAAGRSRANIAVRHVLPNISGLLIVQASVSFAIAVLAEAALSFLGFGTRPPTPSWGRMLQESQELLTTYPRLALVPGVAIALAVLGFNLLGDGLRDRLDPRLAARA, from the coding sequence ATGACCACGCTCACGCGAGTCCGCACGCGCAGCGGCAGCCTCCTCGTCGGCTCGGTCCTGGTCGCGCTGGTGGTGCTGGCCGCGCTCGGGTCGTTCGTCTGGACGCCGTACAACCCGGTGCAGGTCGACGCGGCGGACAAGCTGCTGGGCTTCTCCGCCAAGCACTTGTTCGGCACCGACAAGTTCGGCCGCGACGTGTTCAGCCAGATCATGGTCGGCGCGCGCACCACGCTGTACGTCGGCGTGGTGGCCGTCGGGATCGCGGCGATCATCGGCACTCCGCTCGGGGTGCTGGCGGGCTTGGCACCGCGGTGGCTGGGGGAATTCGTGATGCGCGTGAACGACCTGGTGCTCGCGTTTCCCGCGCTGCTGCTGGCGATCATGTTCGGCGCGGTGTTCGGCGCCGACACGCTCACGGCCATGATCGCGATCGGCATCGCGACCATCCCGTCGTTCGCGCGGATCGCTCGCTCGGGCACCTTGCAGGTCGCGAGCAGCGAGTTCGTGCTGGCGGCGCGCGCGGCCGGCCGGTCGCGCGCGAACATCGCCGTGCGCCACGTGCTGCCGAACATCTCGGGTTTGCTGATCGTGCAGGCGTCGGTGTCGTTCGCGATCGCGGTGCTGGCCGAGGCGGCGCTGTCGTTCCTCGGGTTCGGCACGCGGCCACCGACGCCGTCGTGGGGCCGGATGCTGCAGGAATCGCAAGAGCTGCTCACGACCTACCCCCGGCTCGCGCTCGTGCCCGGCGTCGCCATCGCCTTGGCCGTGCTCGGGTTCAACCTCCTCGGCGACGGTCTGCGAGACCGGCTCGACCCCCGATTGGCGGCCCGCGCATGA
- a CDS encoding ABC transporter permease, whose protein sequence is MTGKVARRLVIFVVSLFVASIVVFLFMAVLPGDPAQVALGVNATPQLLAKTRAEFGIDKPLVTQYLTWIGGVLHGDFGRSYVTHEAIGPQLLDRLGVTLWLVGAGMVVALVIAVPVGTFAAVRHRKTSGVAVSGLSQIGVAIPAFLAGVILVQIFAVQLRWLPSGGWTPPDQNPGDFVRGLILPALSLGLVQGAVLTRYVRSAVLDTLGQDYLRTARSKGLLPGQALRRHGLRNASVPVVTVLGLQLATLLIGAVVVERVFVLPGLGSMLLDAVSSRDLLTVQGIVLVLVAGVLLVNFVVDVLYTVLDPRLRGS, encoded by the coding sequence ATGACCGGGAAAGTGGCCCGCCGCCTGGTGATCTTCGTGGTCAGCCTGTTCGTGGCGTCGATCGTGGTGTTCCTCTTCATGGCCGTGCTGCCGGGCGACCCGGCGCAGGTCGCCCTCGGCGTGAACGCGACGCCGCAGCTGCTGGCGAAGACGCGCGCGGAGTTCGGCATCGACAAACCGCTCGTCACGCAGTACCTCACGTGGATCGGCGGCGTGCTGCACGGCGACTTCGGCCGCTCGTACGTCACGCACGAAGCGATCGGTCCACAGCTGCTCGACCGGCTCGGCGTCACGTTGTGGCTGGTCGGCGCAGGCATGGTCGTGGCGCTCGTGATCGCCGTGCCGGTGGGCACGTTCGCGGCCGTGCGGCACCGCAAGACCAGCGGCGTCGCTGTTTCCGGGCTGTCGCAGATCGGCGTGGCGATTCCCGCGTTCCTCGCCGGCGTCATCCTCGTGCAGATCTTCGCCGTACAGCTGCGGTGGCTGCCCAGCGGCGGGTGGACACCGCCGGACCAGAACCCGGGCGACTTCGTCCGCGGCCTGATCCTCCCGGCGTTGTCGCTGGGGCTGGTGCAGGGCGCGGTGCTCACGCGGTACGTGCGTTCGGCCGTGCTCGACACGCTCGGGCAGGACTACTTGCGCACGGCGCGCTCGAAGGGCCTGCTGCCGGGCCAGGCGTTGCGGCGCCACGGGTTGCGCAACGCGTCGGTGCCCGTGGTCACGGTGCTGGGCCTGCAACTCGCGACGCTGCTGATCGGCGCGGTGGTGGTGGAGCGCGTGTTCGTGCTGCCGGGCCTGGGCAGCATGCTGCTCGACGCCGTGTCGTCGCGGGATCTGCTGACGGTGCAGGGGATCGTGCTGGTTCTCGTGGCGGGGGTGCTGCTGGTGAACTTCGTCGTCGACGTGCTCTACACCGTGCTCGACCCGAGATTGCGGGGTTCGTGA
- a CDS encoding ABC transporter substrate-binding protein, with protein sequence MKTRLHLAALAALLAVSGCSAGSSASVSTGPDTLAVGFTAEPANFDFTHSDGTAIPQALLYNVYEGLVKLDAQGRVVPLLAKSWTVSPDRKTYDFQLQPGVKFSNGAPFTAADVKFSLMRVKTDWTISIKSAMDVVDHVDVVSPEHARVVLSKPSNGWLFSLTSRLGAMFSPTGVGDLANKPIGTGPYEVASRRRGDSIVLKENPDYWGRKPAYSTVVLKYIADPTALNNALLSNGIDVISSLTSADSIPQFQGDNRFSVLQGTTNSEVTLAFNNRRAPLNDPRVRQALTYAIDRKAVLDLVFNGRGTLIGSMVPPTDPWYEDLAQVYSYDPAKAKQLLAQAGVRNLNLRLRIPNLPYAVSAAQVVQSQLADVGVRTTIEPLDFPAVWLKQVFTDHDYDLSIIQHVEARDITTFGKPTYYWGYDNPRVQQLLAEADSGTPQQQVTDMKQVARQLNTDAAADWLFLYPNVIVSKTKVTGFARNQVSESFDLTGLTPA encoded by the coding sequence ATGAAAACCCGGCTCCACCTCGCGGCGCTCGCGGCGCTGCTCGCGGTGTCCGGCTGCTCCGCCGGGTCCTCGGCGAGCGTCTCGACCGGGCCGGACACGTTGGCGGTGGGGTTTACGGCCGAGCCGGCGAACTTCGACTTCACCCACTCCGACGGCACCGCCATCCCGCAGGCTCTCCTCTACAACGTGTACGAGGGCTTGGTGAAGCTCGACGCGCAGGGCCGCGTGGTGCCGCTGCTCGCGAAGTCCTGGACGGTGAGCCCGGACCGCAAGACGTACGACTTCCAGCTCCAGCCGGGCGTGAAGTTCAGCAACGGCGCACCGTTCACCGCCGCGGACGTCAAGTTCTCGCTGATGCGCGTGAAGACCGACTGGACGATCTCGATCAAGTCGGCCATGGACGTCGTGGACCACGTCGACGTCGTCTCACCCGAGCACGCGCGCGTGGTGCTCTCGAAACCCAGCAACGGCTGGCTGTTCAGCCTCACCAGCCGCCTCGGCGCGATGTTCAGCCCGACCGGCGTGGGTGACCTGGCGAACAAGCCGATCGGCACCGGCCCGTACGAGGTGGCCTCGCGCCGGCGCGGGGACTCCATCGTGCTCAAGGAAAACCCGGACTACTGGGGCCGCAAACCCGCGTACTCCACCGTCGTCCTCAAGTACATCGCCGACCCGACGGCGCTCAACAACGCGCTGCTCAGCAACGGCATCGACGTGATCTCGTCGCTGACCTCAGCCGATTCCATCCCGCAGTTCCAGGGTGACAACCGGTTCTCGGTGCTCCAGGGGACCACGAACAGCGAGGTCACGCTCGCGTTCAACAACCGGCGCGCGCCGCTGAACGACCCGCGCGTGCGCCAGGCCCTGACGTACGCGATCGACCGGAAAGCCGTGCTGGACCTCGTGTTCAACGGCCGCGGCACGCTCATCGGCAGCATGGTCCCGCCAACGGACCCGTGGTACGAGGACCTGGCGCAGGTCTATTCATACGACCCGGCGAAGGCGAAGCAGCTGCTCGCGCAGGCCGGCGTGCGGAACCTGAACCTGCGGCTGCGGATCCCGAACCTGCCCTACGCCGTGTCGGCCGCGCAGGTCGTGCAGTCGCAGCTGGCCGACGTCGGTGTCCGGACCACGATCGAACCGCTCGATTTCCCGGCCGTGTGGCTCAAGCAGGTGTTCACCGACCACGACTACGACCTGTCGATCATCCAGCACGTGGAGGCCCGCGACATCACGACGTTCGGGAAACCGACGTACTACTGGGGTTACGACAACCCGCGCGTGCAGCAGCTGCTGGCCGAGGCAGACAGCGGCACGCCGCAGCAGCAGGTCACCGACATGAAGCAGGTGGCGCGGCAGCTCAACACCGATGCCGCCGCCGACTGGTTGTTCCTCTACCCCAACGTGATCGTGTCGAAGACCAAGGTCACCGGGTTCGCGCGCAACCAGGTGAGCGAGTCGTTCGACCTGACTGGGCTGACGCCGGCATGA
- a CDS encoding FadR/GntR family transcriptional regulator, with protein MKFEPVAPIRAYERIVQQIEDAVISGRLKPGERLPSERELMTQFAVGRSTVREALRVLQAAELIRSRPGDPRGPEVLAASPAALQRSMHRLARADHVGLAELLQFRMVLDGSAHLLAATLRTDEDLSTLDTALAAMRAGALEGYEQFSRADVAFHEAIARASRNPLLVVSAEVVRGVVLELIEDKLEHARDRTSLMDSWLIHHAQVLEAVRAADGESAARLARRALYDNYAEYVPEGRRALLTPLL; from the coding sequence ATGAAGTTCGAACCGGTGGCGCCGATCCGCGCGTACGAGCGGATCGTGCAGCAGATCGAGGACGCCGTGATCAGCGGCCGCCTCAAACCCGGCGAGCGGCTGCCCAGCGAACGCGAGCTGATGACGCAGTTCGCCGTCGGGCGCTCCACGGTGCGGGAAGCGCTACGCGTGCTGCAGGCGGCGGAGCTGATCCGCTCGCGGCCCGGCGACCCGCGCGGGCCCGAGGTGCTGGCCGCGTCACCAGCGGCTTTGCAGCGGTCGATGCACCGGCTGGCCCGGGCCGACCACGTCGGGCTGGCGGAGCTGCTCCAGTTCCGGATGGTGCTCGACGGCTCGGCCCACCTGCTGGCCGCGACACTGCGCACCGACGAGGACCTGTCCACTTTGGACACGGCGCTGGCGGCCATGCGCGCCGGCGCTTTGGAAGGGTACGAGCAGTTCAGCCGCGCCGACGTCGCGTTCCACGAGGCGATCGCGCGGGCGTCACGCAACCCGCTGCTGGTGGTGAGCGCCGAAGTCGTCCGCGGAGTGGTGCTGGAGCTGATCGAGGACAAGCTGGAGCACGCGCGGGACCGGACGTCGCTGATGGACTCGTGGTTGATCCACCACGCCCAGGTGCTGGAAGCTGTCCGCGCCGCCGACGGCGAGTCCGCGGCCAGGCTCGCGCGGCGGGCCTTGTACGACAACTACGCGGAGTACGTGCCGGAGGGCCGGCGGGCGTTGCTGACGCCGCTGCTCTGA
- a CDS encoding class F sortase yields MRRKFGQGVVLTGALLFSVTLSACGSDAAPAPAAAKPVPTSVPVTKPFTGLRPTSVEIPKIGAKSSLITVLPNKDGQISVPSVKTPMQAAWYRLSPVPGDVGPAIVLGHVDGNHQPGIFYKLKDVSPGDEVDIERSDGKKLKFVVDHKDEVPKDTFPTQAVFGNTDKPQLRLITCGGVFDHAEHSYKDNIIVYANLVA; encoded by the coding sequence ATGCGCAGGAAGTTCGGGCAGGGCGTCGTTCTCACGGGCGCCCTGCTCTTCTCCGTGACGCTGAGCGCGTGCGGCTCTGACGCCGCCCCGGCCCCGGCCGCGGCGAAGCCGGTGCCCACCTCGGTGCCGGTGACCAAGCCCTTCACGGGCCTTCGGCCCACGTCGGTGGAGATCCCGAAGATCGGCGCGAAGTCGTCACTGATCACCGTGCTGCCCAACAAGGACGGGCAGATCTCGGTGCCGTCGGTGAAGACGCCGATGCAGGCCGCGTGGTACCGCCTCTCGCCTGTCCCGGGTGACGTCGGCCCCGCCATCGTCCTCGGCCACGTCGACGGCAACCACCAGCCGGGCATCTTCTACAAGCTCAAGGACGTGAGCCCAGGCGACGAGGTCGACATCGAACGCAGCGACGGCAAGAAGCTGAAGTTCGTGGTGGACCACAAGGACGAGGTCCCGAAGGACACGTTCCCGACGCAGGCGGTCTTCGGCAACACCGACAAGCCGCAGCTGCGCCTGATCACGTGCGGTGGTGTGTTCGACCACGCCGAGCACAGCTACAAGGACAACATCATCGTGTACGCGAACCTCGTGGCCTGA
- a CDS encoding PLP-dependent aspartate aminotransferase family protein: MDDWTPRTLAIAAGRPHGPGEPLNTPIVATSTFEAGGDFVYARSDGTETWHALEEAVGALEGGQATSFGSGVATLSAVLDTLPVGSSVAVPTFSYAVTRGAMHHAEKMGRISVTELEPTDTQAWLDCDADLLWLESPTNPTLEVMELETIARGTRGRVVVDNTFATPLHQQPLKLGADIVVHSATKLIGGHSDLLLGITVAADEAVADELRGARTRIGSTPGALEAWLALRGLRTMPVRLAEQSKTAALLASRLAEHPAVTKVRYPGFGMMVSFELPDAEAADKVCAAVRLIRPATSLGGVESLVERRAWLPGEERVPAGLLRFSVGLEDPEDLWRDLITALG; this comes from the coding sequence ATGGACGACTGGACACCGCGCACGCTCGCGATCGCGGCCGGGCGGCCGCACGGCCCCGGCGAGCCACTGAACACCCCGATCGTGGCCACGAGCACCTTCGAAGCCGGTGGTGACTTCGTCTACGCGCGCTCCGACGGCACGGAGACCTGGCACGCGCTCGAAGAGGCCGTCGGCGCACTCGAAGGCGGCCAGGCGACCAGCTTCGGCTCCGGCGTCGCGACCCTGTCGGCCGTGCTGGACACACTGCCGGTCGGCTCGTCCGTCGCGGTGCCGACGTTCAGCTACGCCGTCACGCGCGGGGCGATGCACCACGCGGAGAAGATGGGCCGGATCAGCGTCACCGAGCTCGAGCCCACCGACACGCAGGCGTGGCTCGACTGCGACGCCGACCTGCTGTGGCTCGAATCGCCGACGAACCCGACGCTCGAGGTGATGGAGCTCGAAACGATCGCGCGCGGCACCCGCGGCCGCGTGGTCGTGGACAACACCTTCGCGACGCCGTTGCACCAGCAACCACTCAAGCTGGGCGCGGACATCGTGGTGCACAGCGCGACCAAGCTCATCGGCGGGCACAGCGACCTGTTGCTCGGGATCACCGTGGCGGCCGACGAAGCGGTCGCCGACGAGCTGCGCGGCGCGCGCACGCGGATCGGTTCGACGCCTGGCGCGCTCGAGGCTTGGCTGGCGTTGCGCGGGCTGCGGACCATGCCGGTTCGCCTCGCGGAGCAGTCGAAGACGGCCGCGCTCCTCGCTTCCCGCTTGGCGGAACACCCGGCGGTCACGAAGGTGCGTTACCCCGGGTTCGGGATGATGGTGTCGTTCGAGCTGCCCGACGCGGAAGCCGCGGACAAGGTGTGCGCCGCGGTCCGGCTGATCCGCCCGGCGACGAGCCTCGGCGGGGTGGAAAGCCTGGTGGAGCGCCGAGCCTGGCTGCCCGGTGAGGAACGCGTGCCGGCCGGGTTGCTGCGGTTCAGCGTGGGTCTTGAAGATCCGGAAGACCTCTGGCGCGACCTGATCACCGCACTGGGCTGA
- a CDS encoding penicillin acylase family protein — MRRRIRTLTVAALAFTAAGLLQTVGGAPPATAALPGNDYCAGQCNDILPPGENGSATLAEILGNKAFGTQPAHADDQLGKYADLAGGYKTLTTDTIGEFFDDSSFGVPADQVASTLQPRSDVTITRDKATGVPHIQGTTRSGTEFGAGYAAAQDRLWLMDIMRRVGRGQLTSYAGGAPANRELEQSFFAAAPYTEAELQQQIEATAASGPRGQQGLADAQAYVDGINKYITDAHNGRYFPGEYVLTGHVDAITNAGTIEPFKLTDLVVLASVVGAQFGAGGGGEVQNAIAKLALQEKYGVAQGEQVWQSLRSADDPEAVKTLHDGQTFDYGLTPANPQGLALPDEGSVTPQQLVYDATGSAATNTPTKVEVPEPAGQEAAKGMFDNGVLPGDLLTDKHGMSNALVVSGAKTASGHPVAVFGPQTGYFAPQLLLLQELQGPGISARGASFAGLSMYVLLGRGQDYSWSATTSAQDIIDTFALPLCDPSGKPATKDSNYYLYQGQCLPMDVVERKDSWSPTVADGTAAGSYTLRSYRTKYGPVLSRATIGGQPVAYASLRSSYFHEVDSLIGFQEFNDPGFVHSAADFQKAANDVNFTFNWFYADSGDVAYFNSGANPARNSTVDPMMPVWGDKGYDWQGWNPDGNKASYTPMSQHPQSINQDYYVSWNNAQAKGYASGGADKSAVHRADLLDSRVKALIGSGTKITRVNLTQAMEDAALADLRAEEVLPLLLQVLDTAPLTGAAADAEAKLKTWLAHGHQRVESAPGSKMYNDADAIRIMDSWWPLLVTAEFKPAMGDDAFTAMTNVLQINESPSGFQNEVPGKHVGQPHQGSSYQHGWWGYVSKDLRTVLGQPVASPLGSTFCGGGDLIACRAALVDSLTAAAAQPASTVYPGDADCSAGDQWCADTVIQRPLGGITHGKISTQNRPTFQQVVEYPAHRGDNVGNLAAGKPVNATSAETGFYDSPASNAVDSNPKTRWASDWSDDQSITVDLGSVQQVARVVLSWEVADAKGYRIQLSADGESWWDAAVVTDGNGGTDNVSFAPSDARFVRMQGVQRGTNYGYSLYEFEVYAH; from the coding sequence ATGCGACGACGCATCCGCACCCTGACCGTTGCCGCGCTGGCTTTCACCGCGGCGGGCCTGCTCCAGACGGTCGGCGGCGCCCCGCCCGCCACCGCGGCGTTACCCGGCAACGACTACTGCGCCGGCCAGTGCAACGACATCCTGCCCCCGGGGGAGAACGGCAGCGCCACGCTCGCCGAGATCCTCGGCAACAAAGCGTTCGGCACCCAGCCCGCGCACGCCGACGACCAGCTCGGCAAGTACGCCGACCTCGCCGGCGGGTACAAGACGCTGACGACGGACACGATCGGCGAGTTCTTCGACGATTCGTCGTTCGGTGTTCCCGCCGACCAGGTCGCGAGCACGCTGCAGCCGCGCTCCGACGTGACGATCACCCGCGACAAAGCCACCGGCGTGCCGCACATCCAGGGGACCACGCGCTCGGGCACGGAGTTCGGCGCCGGCTACGCGGCCGCGCAGGACCGCTTGTGGCTCATGGACATCATGCGCCGCGTCGGCCGCGGCCAGCTTACCTCGTATGCCGGTGGCGCGCCCGCGAACCGCGAGCTCGAGCAGTCGTTCTTCGCCGCCGCGCCGTACACCGAAGCCGAGCTGCAGCAACAGATCGAGGCGACGGCCGCCAGCGGACCACGTGGGCAGCAGGGCCTGGCCGACGCGCAGGCGTACGTCGACGGCATCAACAAGTACATCACCGACGCCCACAACGGCCGCTACTTCCCGGGCGAGTACGTGCTCACCGGCCACGTGGACGCCATCACCAACGCCGGCACCATCGAACCGTTCAAGCTGACGGACCTCGTGGTGCTCGCGTCGGTGGTCGGCGCGCAGTTCGGCGCCGGCGGCGGTGGTGAGGTGCAGAACGCGATCGCGAAGCTCGCGCTGCAGGAGAAATACGGTGTCGCGCAAGGCGAACAGGTGTGGCAGAGCCTGCGCTCGGCCGACGACCCCGAAGCCGTGAAGACGCTGCACGACGGCCAGACCTTCGACTACGGCCTGACGCCCGCGAACCCGCAGGGCCTCGCGTTGCCGGACGAGGGTTCCGTGACCCCGCAGCAGCTCGTGTACGACGCCACCGGTTCGGCCGCGACGAACACACCCACGAAGGTCGAGGTCCCGGAGCCGGCGGGCCAGGAAGCCGCGAAGGGCATGTTCGACAACGGCGTGCTGCCCGGCGACCTGCTGACCGACAAGCACGGCATGTCCAACGCGCTCGTCGTGTCGGGCGCGAAGACCGCGAGCGGCCACCCGGTGGCCGTGTTCGGGCCACAGACCGGGTACTTCGCGCCGCAACTGCTCCTGCTGCAGGAGCTGCAGGGCCCGGGGATCAGCGCGCGCGGCGCGTCGTTCGCCGGCCTGAGTATGTACGTGCTGCTCGGCCGCGGCCAGGACTACTCGTGGAGCGCGACGACGTCGGCGCAGGACATCATCGACACGTTCGCGCTGCCACTGTGCGACCCGAGCGGGAAACCGGCCACGAAGGACTCGAACTACTACCTCTACCAGGGCCAGTGCCTGCCGATGGACGTCGTGGAGCGCAAGGACTCCTGGTCCCCCACGGTGGCCGACGGCACGGCCGCCGGTTCGTACACCCTGCGCAGCTACCGCACGAAGTACGGCCCGGTGCTCAGCCGCGCGACGATCGGCGGGCAGCCTGTGGCGTACGCGTCGCTGCGGTCCTCCTACTTCCACGAGGTCGACTCGCTCATCGGGTTCCAGGAGTTCAACGACCCCGGCTTCGTCCACTCCGCCGCCGACTTCCAGAAGGCCGCGAACGACGTCAATTTCACCTTCAACTGGTTCTACGCCGATTCCGGGGACGTCGCCTACTTCAACTCCGGCGCCAACCCCGCCCGCAACTCCACTGTGGACCCGATGATGCCGGTGTGGGGCGACAAGGGCTACGACTGGCAGGGCTGGAACCCCGACGGCAACAAGGCGAGCTACACGCCGATGTCGCAGCACCCGCAGTCGATCAACCAGGACTACTACGTCAGCTGGAACAACGCGCAAGCCAAGGGTTACGCGTCCGGTGGCGCCGACAAGTCGGCCGTGCACCGCGCCGACCTGCTCGACTCACGCGTGAAGGCACTCATCGGCAGCGGCACCAAGATCACGCGCGTGAACCTCACGCAGGCCATGGAAGACGCGGCGCTCGCCGACCTGCGGGCCGAAGAGGTGCTGCCGCTGCTGCTGCAGGTGCTCGACACGGCACCGCTCACCGGCGCCGCGGCCGACGCCGAGGCGAAGCTCAAGACGTGGCTGGCACACGGGCACCAGCGCGTGGAGTCGGCTCCGGGCAGCAAGATGTACAACGACGCGGACGCCATCCGGATCATGGACTCGTGGTGGCCGTTGCTCGTCACCGCGGAGTTCAAGCCGGCCATGGGCGACGACGCGTTCACCGCGATGACGAACGTGCTGCAGATCAACGAGAGCCCGTCCGGCTTCCAGAACGAGGTGCCCGGCAAGCACGTCGGTCAGCCGCACCAGGGTTCGTCCTACCAGCACGGCTGGTGGGGTTACGTCAGCAAGGACCTGCGCACGGTGCTGGGGCAGCCGGTCGCGAGCCCGCTGGGCTCGACGTTCTGCGGCGGCGGTGACCTGATCGCGTGCCGTGCCGCGTTGGTCGATTCACTGACGGCGGCCGCGGCCCAGCCGGCGAGCACCGTGTACCCGGGCGACGCAGACTGCTCGGCCGGCGACCAGTGGTGCGCGGACACCGTGATCCAGCGCCCGCTCGGTGGCATCACCCACGGCAAGATCAGCACCCAGAACCGTCCGACGTTCCAGCAGGTCGTCGAGTACCCGGCGCACCGCGGCGACAACGTCGGCAATCTGGCGGCGGGCAAGCCGGTGAACGCGACGAGCGCTGAGACGGGCTTCTACGACTCGCCGGCGAGCAACGCCGTCGACTCGAACCCGAAGACGCGGTGGGCGAGCGACTGGAGCGACGACCAGTCGATCACCGTCGACCTCGGTTCGGTGCAGCAGGTCGCGCGTGTGGTGCTCTCGTGGGAGGTCGCGGATGCGAAGGGCTACCGGATCCAGCTTTCGGCCGACGGCGAAAGCTGGTGGGACGCCGCGGTGGTGACCGACGGCAACGGCGGCACGGACAACGTGTCGTTCGCGCCTTCTGACGCCCGGTTCGTCCGGATGCAGGGCGTGCAGCGGGGCACGAACTACGGCTACTCGCTGTACGAGTTCGAGGTGTACGCGCACTAG
- a CDS encoding FKBP-type peptidyl-prolyl cis-trans isomerase, with translation MTLEKPEIDRPDGPPPAELEITDLTVGDGAEAQSGNAVTVHYVGVSHSTGDQFDASWDRGEPLRFALGAGQVIPGWDQGVAGMKIGGRRKLVIPPHLAYGERGAGGVIKPNETLIFVVDLVGVN, from the coding sequence ATGACCTTGGAAAAGCCCGAAATCGACCGCCCGGACGGCCCACCGCCCGCCGAACTCGAGATCACCGACCTCACGGTCGGTGACGGCGCGGAGGCCCAGTCCGGCAACGCCGTCACCGTCCACTACGTCGGCGTGTCCCACTCGACCGGCGACCAGTTCGACGCGTCCTGGGACCGCGGCGAGCCCCTGCGCTTCGCGCTCGGCGCCGGCCAGGTCATCCCCGGCTGGGACCAGGGTGTGGCCGGCATGAAGATCGGCGGCCGCCGCAAGCTCGTGATCCCGCCGCACCTCGCGTACGGCGAGCGTGGCGCCGGCGGCGTGATCAAGCCGAACGAGACGCTGATCTTCGTCGTCGACCTGGTCGGCGTGAACTGA
- a CDS encoding trypsin-like serine protease has protein sequence MRLRAVLSAALLTLGAALATAVPALAVANGADVPQGKFEFAAKLTMTNIPRPDGTHYDSGCSGALIAPQWILTAGHCFHDVDRNPISGPVPYPTSVLLGTTVQKDDRGVMRRVTDVVQAGTNDIALAKLDKPVRGITPLKVSHTTPVIGQPLTLAGWGSLSAVDPAPSTKLQQGTVAVGEVAATTLGVHGVAPAADTSACLYDSGAPYFVASGRGGRIVAVESEGPDCPHADAETTSRVDVVADWITDTIH, from the coding sequence ATGCGCCTTCGCGCAGTGCTTTCCGCCGCCTTGCTCACCCTCGGGGCCGCGCTGGCCACCGCTGTACCCGCCTTGGCCGTCGCCAACGGCGCGGACGTGCCGCAGGGCAAGTTCGAGTTCGCGGCGAAGCTGACGATGACGAACATCCCGCGGCCCGACGGCACGCACTACGACAGCGGCTGCTCCGGCGCGCTCATCGCCCCGCAGTGGATCCTCACCGCGGGCCACTGCTTCCACGACGTGGACCGCAACCCGATCTCCGGCCCGGTGCCGTACCCGACGTCCGTGCTGCTCGGCACCACGGTGCAGAAGGACGACCGTGGCGTGATGCGCCGGGTCACCGACGTCGTCCAGGCCGGCACCAACGACATCGCGCTGGCCAAGCTGGACAAGCCCGTCCGCGGAATCACGCCGCTGAAGGTCAGCCACACGACGCCGGTCATCGGCCAGCCGCTGACACTCGCCGGCTGGGGCAGCCTGAGCGCCGTGGACCCGGCGCCGTCGACGAAGTTGCAGCAGGGCACGGTCGCGGTTGGCGAGGTCGCGGCCACCACGCTCGGCGTGCACGGCGTCGCGCCGGCCGCGGACACCAGCGCCTGCCTGTACGACTCGGGCGCGCCGTACTTCGTCGCTTCCGGTCGGGGTGGGCGAATCGTCGCGGTGGAATCCGAAGGCCCGGATTGCCCGCACGCGGACGCGGAGACGACCTCGCGCGTCGACGTCGTCGCCGACTGGATCACCGACACGATCCACTAG
- a CDS encoding trypsin-like serine protease: MRVRAALTAAALLSLLPVLTAAPALAVADGADVAPGQFGFTAKLTMASIPRPDGSTYTSFCTGSLVAPQWILTTGHCFHDAQRNRVSGPVPYPTTVTLGLVDESKEQGVTRTGTQVLQSAENDVALLQLDSAVPGITPLTVNRLAPATGQRLTLAGWGSKTPKNPVPSSKLQQGTVQISTVGSTTVGVRGVAPAATTSACVYDSGAPYFIPAGSGGQLVSVETTGPDCPHTTAETTSRVDVIADWIADRTK; this comes from the coding sequence ATGCGCGTCCGCGCCGCACTCACCGCAGCAGCCCTCCTGTCCCTCCTCCCCGTCCTCACTGCCGCGCCGGCGCTGGCCGTCGCCGACGGGGCCGACGTGGCCCCGGGCCAGTTCGGCTTCACCGCCAAGCTGACCATGGCGAGCATCCCGCGTCCGGACGGCAGCACGTACACGAGCTTCTGCACCGGCTCGCTCGTCGCTCCACAGTGGATCCTCACGACCGGCCACTGCTTCCACGACGCGCAGCGCAACCGGGTGTCCGGCCCCGTGCCGTACCCGACCACGGTCACGCTCGGCCTGGTCGACGAAAGCAAGGAACAGGGCGTCACGCGCACGGGGACACAGGTGCTTCAGTCGGCGGAGAACGACGTCGCGCTGCTGCAGCTCGACAGCGCGGTCCCCGGCATCACGCCGCTCACGGTCAACCGCCTCGCCCCGGCCACGGGCCAGCGCCTCACCCTCGCCGGCTGGGGCAGCAAGACGCCGAAGAACCCCGTGCCGTCCTCGAAACTGCAGCAGGGCACGGTGCAGATCTCGACCGTCGGCAGCACGACGGTCGGCGTCCGCGGCGTCGCGCCCGCCGCGACGACCAGCGCGTGCGTCTACGACTCCGGCGCGCCCTACTTCATCCCCGCGGGCTCGGGGGGCCAGCTCGTCTCCGTCGAAACGACCGGCCCGGACTGCCCGCACACCACCGCCGAAACGACCTCGCGCGTGGACGTGATCGCGGACTGGATCGCCGACCGCACGAAGTGA